CAATATTTAGCTGATGCCCATGAGttgatatgatttttttttccacTTGCTAGTGTATATTAACAATCTATATTGGTAATAGGTATTTTAAGTATAACTGTCTCAACTCTTTGGTAAAAGCCTAAATTATGAATCAACGCAATTACAATTCTTACTGCGATTAAGATTTAATGTGACTTCTTATAGTTTCTAAAGCGCTGTACAATTTCTTTATGGACTTCCTTACAGCGGTCTCCTCTTTTGCCAAATGTTTCCTTTCAGCGACTAGAGCCTTGGCTCTGTCGGAGTCTCGGGACGCGTTCCTAGTCACGTACGCACTCCCGACACGAAGTGTTGTGTTGTTACGATTGAGATCCAATATTTCTTTCTTGCGAGCTATTATTAGGATTTGCAATATTCAATTAAGTTTTAGCGGAAGGGTTACAATGTCATGCTCGATGGTAATTTTATGATCAGTAACATTTTGGCTTAGATGAGTATTTTCAGACATTTAGGATTTACGATATGTCCgaataaatgtaatgtaaaatgggaaaatgataaaaatcgGTTTATTCTTAATTAACTGCGCATCATCTCTACGTTAAAGTTCTAAACCTATTTTGATGAAGCTTGCAATAGAGAGAATAGGAAAGTAATgcgaaatgtttttatttacctgcGTCATACTCTTTAtagcttttaataaaagtttccaCGCCGGGCCAGTAGTTGTTTGAGACTTGACAACTGGCGTCCCTGAATTTTTCTCCATCGTCCATCATCTCTTGCGGTTTTGTTTCCTCCGTGTTAGTTATGGTTTCAGAGACAcgagttttatatatatttggtacCTTGATTGGTGTATAATTGGCTACCGGTTTAGTTACTTGGATATTTTCACTGTCAAAGCCTGGTGTTAAATCACGTTTCCTTGTATCTTGTCGACTAAAAATCTTCACACTTATATCGGCCATTTTGGACAGTCGATTCAGTTCAGAGAAATTCTTCTCAGCCAATATTTTGATGCTGTCGCCGGTTTCGGTGTGAAAGTCTagcctttttttaattaaattattgttttcgttgacttgattttttatttcatggaGAAGTTTTAATTGGTCGCTTGTGCCTAAATTAAGATTATCACCTTCAAGTCTTCGTTGTTTCGTTTGGGAATTTTCTGATGGCTTTTCCCGACgttttctttcttttaaaaCTTCTTGCCATATTTTCTCATAACctgaaatcaaataaatattagagtCTCAAATCTAGCCTTTTATACTGATGTAATGTTTGCGTCGTACCGTCTCTCGTTTTTTTAGTAACTGGAGTAAGCTTCAGTCGCGATAGAAAagtttgttttctttgttGAATCACACCGGATTCTTCTAAAAATTTAGGGACTGTATGGTCATTTGATTCCTCCCTTTTGCGCtcgtaacaattattttctgCCGTAAGGCAGTCTATTCGACCGGCAGTTATATATGCCGACGCAATCGCATCTTTTTTAATAGACCTCTCCTGTCGATCCATTTCTCGTTCTAAAATTACAAGACAgaaatcattaaaatgttaattagtaTACCTAAgtttttaatgtgacaaaTATCTGATTTGATAAGAGGTGTTGGCCTCGAAGGAATAGAACGTGAGAAAACTGCTATACCTTACTCAAAAATTGACaacatgtgtcaggcacaaaaggctgattgatattttaactaaatttaaacttatcaAGAAAAAGAAGTATTTttcaaaactattaaaaattacctcACCTTTGTAATCTTGAAACGTTGTTAATCGGAAATTTTCgagaaatagttttttatcGTGACAATTGTTCTTGGTTATTGAACTGAAATCcttaataatgttttcataattgataatattgtCATCTTCATACTCACTCCCACTTTCTATATCATCTCTATCTGATTTCTTGTTATAAAATTCGTTAGAGATTTcatctataattttttcagGTGTTATAATGTGGTTTTCAACTTCTTCTGAtggtataagattttttttaggttcTTTACTATCGCGGTTAGTTAAATGCTTTAATCTCCTcaatctttttcttttttcataGAGATCGAGTGAGCTTACTTCTTCTGTTGCATTTAACTTAGCTCTTATATTCGTTATTAATAGTTTTGGTTGTAATTTAGAATCCATTTGACAAGCTATGAAAACTTTATCATTGGGTCTGttcttttcaattttttgggcCTCGTTTTTGCTTTCTACAAATTTGGTTCCATCTCGCCCGATtatgttttgatttaattgaTTATCTCTTTCTATTATCATTGGGACTTGATAAACTATTTGTGGATTCATTATAACTTTTGAATTTGGTATGACTATATCAGTGTTACTGTTTTTACTTGGTAATTTTTGATTTAAGTTGTTATTTCTAAGAATTGGAATCTCTTTATTTTCCTGCGTCGTCTTAGTAATTGAAGTATTATCCACAGATTcgatattgttattaattttacttatatcTGCATTAGGTTTAATTTCGTTAACTGAGGGTTTTATGGTCTCATTAtttactttgttatttttaatcatcatAACATTTGCCGGAAACTGAACATTgcttaaatatacaaaattagatTGTAATACTATGTTTTTCGAAGTTGGTAGAACCGCTTTGTCtactttgtttttgtttttaatttcttgcTCCTGTAAGGTTCCTTGCGACTTCTCCTTCACGACTATCTTATTCCCATAAATTTGATTTTCCGTTATTAGATTTTCAAAATCATTCTCATCACAGTCGTCTTGGTGCATCCTTTTCAAGGAAACTACTTTGGACGAtgtttcattttcattatCCAATTcttctttacatttttttgcTTGGCTAGATTGTCGTGAAGGAGTTTGTAAGTTTTTTTGGTCGACTCCAGATCTTTGAAGTGGCAACTGAGGGGATTGTTGTTGAATGGCAAGTAGCATTTTCTGATttgaagaatttttattttgtatcagTAAAAGTTGGTTTGATTTTTGATCGTTTGTTCTCTCTTGCGATGGTGATGTAAATTTAGGAGTTATTGAGTCTAAATTTATCGGATTAAATATTGTGCGTGATGGTATTATATTGGGAGGTAGCATACTTGTTTTGCATACATCTTTATTTTGTTCCTCGTCTGTTTTCACATCAGGCTTGCGAAACTGAGTTTCAGCCTGATTTATTACTTCAGCGGCTGTTATCAGGGTACTTATACTATTAGTCGAACCTGGAACatcttttaactttttttcgTTTATTAGCACGTTACTTTGTATTTCGATTTTTGGTGCCTCTACTTTTGAGTTATGGAAAGCTGGGTTGAAAGGTTTCTTTAGTTGAGAAGATTGCAAACTGTCAGAAGTATTGGTTACACACTTCATATCTATCTTACTGATTGGGATGCTGGTTTTTAGACTAAACCTTTCTGATGTGGGCTTTTTATTTGGATCTTTAAACATCGGAGATGAAATTGGACCAGGACTATTTAAATTGTCATTAACACTAtctattttacttttaataccTTCAGGAATCTTTGTTTCTATCTTTGCAGGTATTACTTTTGGAGTAAAATTTTCTTCAAAGTCAGTTTGAGATTTTGTTTCGCCAGGAATTGTTTCTGGAAACTTTTCTTCCACTTTCCCTTCCGCTGAAAGTGTACCGTCTCTCGTTTGGGGATAAACAACTTCTGTCGCTGTTGGTTGATCAGTTActggtttattattattgtttggcTGAACAAGAACTGGATATGAAACGGGTTGAAATGCCGAATACACCGGCACTGAATACATGTAGCAACCATAGTTGGCATAGCCTAATTGTACTGGTTTGGTTGTGGTCGCACTTGGACTCGGGTTAGGAATTGATGATGGTGATATCTTCGGTGACTGGGATATTGATTTGGGTGGTACAAAGGTTGGTTTTTCAGGAAATGATGTTGTGTCATCCGGTGGTTTCAGTGGTTCTGAAGATTTAGGCATTGGCTGGATAGTAGCTATGGGAATAGTGGATGGTACAGATTGTACTGTTGATAACATTGGTGGTAGAGATGGCGCAGATACATTTGGCATGGAGTCTGCTGTCTGTTGCGCTCTGTCGTCTGTTGTGGGCATCACAGGCTGGACGGGTTTACTGGGTCTAGCTGTAACCGGAAATTAAGgcagatttttatttcatttgtctTGGTTCATTTACTGCTTTATTTATTGGGGTTTTGGTTTTATTCCcataatttaattcttttgcTTTGTGTATGAACGCtgacattaaaatacaaaactattaTCCCTTTAGCTTACAGTTAAAACCATATATATCCACATTTACTTTAGTTGAAGACACGAAATGCCAGTAGGTAATCTTCCTGCACAATGGGGGAAGGACTAAGCTACTTTAGTCCTAATTATATGCATTTGTAATATACAAGCTAAGTTTGTTCTTAAACCTACACTAATAATTTTCGTTTCATCAATAATAAAAGGAATAGGATTGCAACTCAATAAACGATAAGTTACTGAAGCAAACTAAACATACAAGCGTATCTgctttaaaagaaaactatcATTTTGTCTACTCTGTGACAGTATTTTCTCTTTAAATCGTCTACGGGACTGGTTCgctacaaaaatgttatgtttttaagAGACTAATCAACGAACGTTTCTAACCGTTTGTCTAGTAGAAAACGTTGGCAAATACATTCTATTTTGAATTATAgatatactaattaaaattgttattatagaaGCCAATTGTCAAATCtaccttaaataaatatcctttGATTCCTACCTACTACTACATTTTCTTGCCTTCAGAAGTGGTTTTATGTCCGGATGAACAGATAATGACGGTGTGTTatctttattttcatatagcGCAGCATAGTTGGCTAAATTAAGGAACTTTAATGAAGTTTGATCTTATTATATAGTAGTAGTGTAATATATTTGGTCTAGTATATACTGGTGTAAGTAAACCACGACAACAAACAAGTTTTGCGCCGTgctctgtaacttccaaaGGCAATTGCGGCAaaacgtttttgtatgcaatttctATGTAGGTCTCTTAATATCTGTAGAGCTGATGTCGCAACCTTGGGATCATTCGGCACAACTCGACACTTAAGTCGGATCGTTATTGCAACAGATAATGATCATATATGCTTTAGGTATATCAAATAACTTAGatataatcttaattatttgatGTTATCAAGTttctaaaagtattttttaatttgtcgaGGATCTTCGTAGATAGTCAATATGATTATAGATAGGATAACATTGATTAATCAATTAGCACATTATAAATAGCTACTACTATGTGCATGGTCAAATTTTTTATCGTCATTTTAagtagtaaaacaaaatgtcttTTAACTTTATACTATCTACAGTAGATACTTCGTTTATGCACCAGGCTGTATGAAGTTGTGGAATCAGTTACCAATTTAACATGACTTCTTTGTGGTAGAGGGTACCAGACCTCGCTTATTACATTCCCGTTTCATAGAACAAACGAAGGTAGGGATCATACTAGAAAtcggttttgttttattagaaatagCTTTCTATTACAGGATGATGGTCATTTGCCTTGCAGCGTCGTTTTGCCCCATTATTGACTTGACTATATCATTTGCCTAGCTTTACCAGACTTTtagtatatgttattttaataaagtatcatGTAGCAGGTGCTGCTCGTGACTTCGACGACGGTAGAATATGGTTCATTGAGACATATATACTAGTTTAAGGCGGTAGTAGTTTTTGCgttatatgaaaaatgtaaAGTTAGGTACTGAAGGCTTGTAGATACGTGCATCTTGTTAAGATCGCGCACTTCcaataaatagtatttgttATAAGTACTTAACGTCAAGGTTGAACATTACAGCGACATATAGATAATCAAGTATGTagcaatacaattaaaaagtccatcaattcataatttattgataCCACCTCACGTTGATCCTACGCCAAAGAAGAAACCGCCAACGAATCCGACAGAGAAACAGCTATTTTTCCTCACGAACCGCAGAACAGCATCCATCAACTCTTGACTATAACTCATAGCTTCCCTTACTTTGTCCCAGTTTACACACAAATATCCTAATTCCGTAGCAAAATGGAGTAGCAATATACTTCCACCGAGGCCTACGGCAGCTGTTTTGCCAACTTTTATGATTCCAACTCCCGTTATCCACCCACCTATGGTTCCTAAAACCAAGTCCTTACCATTGcctttactaaaattattaagtgtTTTGTCCAAGAAGTTGTCTTCTGGTTTTACGTCTCTAGATAAATGCCGAAGATCGAAATCAGCTGGTATTGGCTTTGCCATGTGGATGcatttttctatattagaacgcaaaacaatataaagtatatggtatgtttcaatttttaattgattttgttattattttgatcaACGTTTGAAAGTCACGTAATTGACAGAATCTTTAAAGAGTATTTATTGATTTGATAAggcaaataaaaagtaatattatcaatttttttgtgaaatgtTCCTATTAACTGGTATCTAATCagtaaaaagaataataaaaattgtcgaTGATTATGTGAGTAGTTTATTAGGGTTTAATCAATAAGCTCTGCATTCGAGAATGCTAGATGACGCAAAACGAAGTTATCGTCACTCGCCACTAGATAGCGCTACCACACTAACACTTCATCTTACAGTTAAAAGCAGGTGTCACTATCTAAGAAGTTATGCAGTTTCCCTTATCATTGATTATAGGATTTATAGCGaaagtaaaattgtctttTCGTGGATGGTAAGTGAGcaattcacaatatttttaatatgaacatATCGTATACTATTGTACTACGCCCCTGAGGCGTGAACATTATACTGCTTCCGTTAGAATTTGGTCACTAACCCAAGGCTATTTAGTTTAGGGAAATCAGAAATACTTGGCCATACATCACTGCTTGTCAATATGATTCGGCTTTTGTTCTTTTAAATGTACATAAgctatttgaaaaattatggctaaacaaaattacaattattatctcTTATCGATATTAAGTATTTCGCTGTTACGACACCAATGTCGTTGCCAAATAACTCgctaaaattattcaattaaagttttttttagtaaaatttattgagaactacaaagttaaaaacacattaatCCAATTGCTTTCAAACGGGGTTCCAAGTTTATTTTAGCTATTCAACACCAGGTGGTACTTTTCTTATTGTTGTAAAGATGGAACTTCAAGAAGATATCTCAAAGATAAATTGGAGTTCCAGCGCTGTACCTTCTAATTATATTTGCAAAACTTTCTTAATACTTATGTTTTAACCGTTTATAAAAGGTTGTGTTTCTTACTATTTAACTTTGCAgtatagacatttgtattttttcttgtaTACTTGACAGAATGTATGTACGGATTCGAGGCGACGGCTAAGTGAATACCAAGTACGGTTCCttatgtcaataaaaatgaattttaatgtGCGTATGTCTGTCTGTATATGTCATTTGATCGGTGTGTAGTTTTCGCATTCTACATTTCTGTCATAGAAAAAATGATAGTTTTAGTAGTAAATCTAAAGTCAAAACACTCGAATACACAATGAGAAATAGCACACAACGTCCACTACACTACTAGAAGCTCAGCGGGTGGGGAGGGAGGAGggttcaaacaaaaaataaaagcagGCCGGTCCGCGGGAGCTCCGCGAGGGCGGAGACCCCGCGGCGCCGGCGCACACGTCAATTTCACCGaatgtatttcaataaaatcataCTTTTCCACTTGTTAGGTATTGTCCATATCGTAtctaactattttatatttacaaggGTAAATGCTTCGCttacaaaaagaaaacaaaagtattGAACACCTATTACGagctataattaataataaagtctaTCTATCGATACAGAAAGAGGATCGTCCCTCGGCGACCACCGGTGGAGTCGCGGTCGCGCCGCCCACGGCGTATCACAAGTGCGGGGGCGGCGTCCagtgaataaatattacaaggGTTTCCGCAAACGTGCCAAACGAATTACGAGCGGACGTTCGCCGGGTCCCGAGAGAACTTCGAGCGTAGGCCTTCACACGTCGCGACACGCCGAGGTGGAAAACGCGAGCCGAACACATAAAAGACGTTTTCTCTTCCCTCGCCGCCTCCGCGGAGCAGAGATCACTCCGTTCGTCCACAGTAAGTACATATTTTCAATCACTCGTACGACGTACAAAAGTTTGTCTCGATTCAAACATTCACAGGCGAGACGGCGGGTCGACGGCTCTCGACACACGTGTTTAAATACAGCGATGATTACACATAAAACATAGTAAACGGGGATACAATATAGTACAGGACGCGGCCGCCGCCCGCGCACGCGCACGCGCCACGCTAAACGCGCGCTGCTCCTGGCAGTTCGCTTCGTTCGCTCTCTTCACTTCGTCGACTCGTAAAACGATAAGGCAATATTAAATGGAGGCGTCTCGCGAGAAGAGTTCGGGGAGTTGGTGTTTATCggttgtctctttctgtcgaAGCGCAAACACGATTCGACAGAGAGAGACGAGAGACAATTATAAAGATTAGGATAGGAGTAGCggaattaatatttctttaatacgACCTTACCGTTCCATCGAATCGGTTTAAATCTATAGTAAAGTGTGAAGTTTATCGCGAGAGTAAAAGTCTTcggtaattttataaacatttttcatcGTTTGAACGTTTATAACGTGTAAGTCTTTTGAAATTCAAGCTTTTCTTTTCATCGAAAGAAAACTTCACGAAAagaacagatttttttaatctctaACTAAATTTTGTACCTTTATGGTTATCACCTAAACGGTTTGATAACGCCCTCTCCGGGCGATGAAGTCGAACGTGGGCTCCGGCCACGTCGAGTGAGTCTATCACGTTTTCGGCGAGTTCGGACGATACCTCTGTACCTCCGCTCTCCTCTTTTATCACAACTGACGAGACGAACCGAACGCCCTCGAGGTCTCGGACGCGGACCCGATCGGGTGCGGACGCTCGACGAGAGTTCGATCGCTCGCCCTTCCCTCGCGCTCCCTACACGGGGACGTATTTCGATTTGAAACCGAGCGTGAGCGAGACGAGGAGGGATTGAAGCTTCGGCGGACGCGAAGGAGACGCTATCGGCCCCCCTCCGGGCCCCGGGCGGTGTGTCAGAGCGCGGCGGGCTGCGTGGCGGATGCGGCGGTGGGCTGCGGCGCGGGCTGCGTCGACTGCGGAGCGGAAGTGGGCTGCTCACCGGGGTCGGGCTCGTAAGGCCGGAAGGGCCGGTAGAGCAGCGGAGGCGGGGCCGCGGCGCGGCGCGACTCTTTCTCCCTCGCCGCTCTCTCTCGCTCCCGGGCTTCTTTTTCTCGCAGCTCTCGCTCTCTGGAAACGTCGGAGCGAGTTAAGACGAAAGcgttgaaatattaaaaaagtggTCTTTATTTGAAGTGACCTCACCTCTCCCTTTCCCTCTCCCGTTCGCGTTCCCGCTCCCTCTCCCTCTGCAGCGCTATTTCCTTTTCCCTCTCGTCGTGCAGAGCGTGCGCGTGTGCCGCGTGCTGATGGTGCGCCGGATGACCCGGATGCGCCGGGTGGCCCGGATGTCCCGGATGACCGGGGTGTCCGGGGTGACCCGGGTGTCCCGGATGCACCAAGGATAGAGGCGGGGCGAGGAGAGGATAGGCGGGATAGGGCGGGAGCCAACCGACGCCCATTCCGCCCCTGAACATGCGTTCCAGGTAGATTTGCTCCTCTGCCGCGAGCCTGTACCGGACGAAGATGACTTAAAAACACCCAAAATAGCATAACAAATTCGTGGTTAAACAAAGGTTTAAGTATCacatatagttaaataattaggaTGAGTAACTTTTGATTTTACTAGTATTTGCTGACTttcagaatttaaaattatacctgTACTGCAAAGCGGCGCTGGAGTAGAGTCCCGGGTGCGCGTAGGGCGAATAAGTGGCCGGCTCCAGCAAAGGGAACGACGCCGCGGGATGCGACAGTCTGGTCGGAGATTTATTCAATTCACGTTAtcagatatatattatgtcaatagataacaatataacagtgagattattattattttcatcagcggacgtcgaggcaggaaattcgacttagggttcttcaagaaaagagcgtaccaattcttaaaaggccggaaacGGACTCGCgaattgagagtgtccatggaggtTACCATGCTTAATGATTTAACATCAGGTCTGCCcactgttataaaaaaaatgaaaatgaaatttgaGTCTCACCTGTCGTCGGGGCGATAGGGCTGGAAGCCGGAGGCCGGCAGATGGTGTGGCGAGGCGCGCTTCGCCGGAGCCGGAGGTGGCTTGTCCTTGCCCGCGTCCCGCTCCCCTCCCGTCGGTCCGCCGCCCGCTCCTGTACACTCGCGCGGTCAGCCAGAGGCCCGACTCTCGTATGGAGCACTTTAGCCGGCGACGTAAAGGTCGCTCGATACAAGACCGTCTTTACGGTGTTACGACATTACAACTACGTTAACGAACGAACCGAACCAGTGTCTTTGAccgtattcaaaataaaagtaaaaactcCGAGCAATACTGCAATCCGTGGTACATTTAAGAAATCTCATACGCAGTCTGTACGCCTCGGGGAGTAAAGTTTGAAAGCTTAATTAGCTTAACATCGTCAGACACAACACGAATGAACGATTGAAAGAGTACAGTATTGCTCGTGGGGGTCGGTTGGGGGATGGCAAGCGTGCGACTCACCGTCTTTAGAATCTGGGCCGGCGTTTTTGGCGAGCGTGCGTAACGCCGCCGCAAACGGACCGCCCTTATTTGCGGCCAATTCCGTCCGCTTGGCAATTTTGTTCGCGCTCACACCTGGAAAGAGGAGAAACACCTGGCTTAACATCATACTAATAGATACCAAATAAGtcaatttctatttaaacaTAGCATTGTTGCCGCCGTGTCAACCCACGTTGGAAGGTGGCATATGTCGGCTGCTAGCCCTAAGCAATGGCGCGGAACCGAGGGTGAAACgtacaattattatgtaatatatgagATCACAAGCGTAAAAATGACatggcatttaaaaaaaaagttatttattgttgCCTGATACATTAGATATAGAGAAACAttgaatattttctataataatatgtgtacGCGCAGTCTTTAAGGTGGTTCTCTGATCAGTAATTTTTACTTGTTTCCGAATGTTACATATTCTTCAAAGTACGATCTTGTGTACCTATACAGTCCCCGCAAGGCATCCACAACAGTGTAAGTTTATGCATATTGTGGCAATATTCTTCAAAGACAATGTAAagaacaaaacaatacaatggGTCACATGTTAAGTGGCTGATATAGTGGAGGGCATAAGCGACATTAAATAAAGTCAGACGGTTCGTTCGGGCAACCCGTTAATTGACCCATGAATTAAAGTGGCCCGGCCTGATGGGAGCATGTGATCTCATTGCGGCATTGCCGGGATCAGGTGAGGTCTTGTACATAGTTAAATACATgagtttatatgtatattatactggtaggtaaattaaatcttttgtgtttttattttaggggttagaaaaaaaactacaagGTTTTCGTTACGTTAATAGATAGATAATGTTgagtcttttaattttaaaaaagtccTACCGtacattttcatttctttTGGAATGAATagataaaatcaattatattattaatttcattaaaaaaatcaattttaattaggtATAGGTATTAGAATACCCGAGAGGGTAAGAGCTGTAGACATTTTTTGGACCACAAAATTAGGACAAACGCATGATACAAATTGAAGTGTGTGTCCTATATCTACTCATAGCTGAGGCCAGAGAACCATGAATTATGTCAAAACACTGTGCAATGTCATCATGGTAGCGACATAAACTATTGGAGAGTTTCTGCCAACGTTTGTAATGTGGGATGTGAAAACATCTTCGATTGTATAAACGACTCCCGACCCGAGGAACTTGTATGGATAAACGTTCCAAAATTTCCGTGCGATCCACAATTCcgttaattactttaaatagttATGGCAAGTCGATGTTTGCTCTACGAACGCTCTGAGATTCCATGTTATAATACTTTAGCCTATCctcatatttacttaaaattgcacatttattatttttaaaggataAATGGTATCAAAACTCTGCAGGGTACAGCCTCGCTGAATGGGTTAAAAACCTTAAATACCAGATACAACTATTGAACTCCAATATGCTTCTAGCGTGGCTGATAAACATAGTAACAACGACACTGGGATCAGTAAGACTACCTGTTAATCTGGAGATAAAACCATATATCTCTAGTTAAGTGCAGATATGTGAAGCATTAATAAAGTCCATGACAAGACAGCGTTGACTAATACATTAGCGAGGTACCGATGCGGCGAGTCAATTGCGCCCTCGCCTCCTGACCTTCTTCATTGCTCAACTGATACGGGACTCTGCGACCATGTCATTGGCGACGAGACCGTAAATTCAtaagagtttatttttaaacataaacttaTCAACATAATACGAAGAATACACTACCATTTCTACGTATTTCGCAATTCAATGTTCAAGGtgcaaatcataaaaaatatcttacataattcttaaataaaaataatattgatatttgtttactaaatGAGACATGGTAAAAAGACCatcaatctttttatataaccAGAAGCTTGTAATGTATAAGTAGATAAGAATTTAAAGAAtgaaagaagaagaagaaaggaAAGCGTGTCCGGGCCTTTAAGAAAGGCGTTAAGGCTTACGTGTCACGCAGGTCAAACACAGCcgttatttctataaatatgtaacttggaatgaataaaattacgcggtaatttcatatattcatAACATAATCCTCAATGAAAAAGGCCGATAGCGTGGGTAGCGCTAGATGGGCAAATATAACTCGGGGTATAAAATCTATTTCTCGCCGAGCTCGTCTGACTGAGATGCTTCATATTTACTTTATCAACGTGGATAGTTTTATCAACACACTACactgaaaacaatatttcgtaATTAACGTTACTGCATTGAACCTCCGTTACTACCTAGTCCTTtattatcaacaaaaataCTTCCTTTGTATA
The genomic region above belongs to Pieris brassicae chromosome 9, ilPieBrab1.1, whole genome shotgun sequence and contains:
- the LOC123714359 gene encoding uncharacterized protein PF11_0213-like; this encodes MPTTDDRAQQTADSMPNVSAPSLPPMLSTVQSVPSTIPIATIQPMPKSSEPLKPPDDTTSFPEKPTFVPPKSISQSPKISPSSIPNPSPSATTTKPVQLGYANYGCYMYSVPVYSAFQPVSYPVLVQPNNNNKPVTDQPTATEVVYPQTRDGTLSAEGKVEEKFPETIPGETKSQTDFEENFTPKVIPAKIETKIPEGIKSKIDSVNDNLNSPGPISSPMFKDPNKKPTSERFSLKTSIPISKIDMKCVTNTSDSLQSSQLKKPFNPAFHNSKVEAPKIEIQSNVLINEKKLKDVPGSTNSISTLITAAEVINQAETQFRKPDVKTDEEQNKDVCKTSMLPPNIIPSRTIFNPINLDSITPKFTSPSQERTNDQKSNQLLLIQNKNSSNQKMLLAIQQQSPQLPLQRSGVDQKNLQTPSRQSSQAKKCKEELDNENETSSKVVSLKRMHQDDCDENDFENLITENQIYGNKIVVKEKSQGTLQEQEIKNKNKVDKAVLPTSKNIVLQSNFVYLSNVQFPANVMMIKNNKVNNETIKPSVNEIKPNADISKINNNIESVDNTSITKTTQENKEIPILRNNNLNQKLPSKNSNTDIVIPNSKVIMNPQIVYQVPMIIERDNQLNQNIIGRDGTKFVESKNEAQKIEKNRPNDKVFIACQMDSKLQPKLLITNIRAKLNATEEVSSLDLYEKRKRLRRLKHLTNRDSKEPKKNLIPSEEVENHIITPEKIIDEISNEFYNKKSDRDDIESGSEYEDDNIINYENIIKDFSSITKNNCHDKKLFLENFRLTTFQDYKEREMDRQERSIKKDAIASAYITAGRIDCLTAENNCYERKREESNDHTVPKFLEESGVIQQRKQTFLSRLKLTPVTKKTRDGYEKIWQEVLKERKRREKPSENSQTKQRRLEGDNLNLGTSDQLKLLHEIKNQVNENNNLIKKRLDFHTETGDSIKILAEKNFSELNRLSKMADISVKIFSRQDTRKRDLTPGFDSENIQVTKPVANYTPIKVPNIYKTRVSETITNTEETKPQEMMDDGEKFRDASCQVSNNYWPGVETFIKSYKEYDAARKKEILDLNRNNTTLRVGSAYVTRNASRDSDRAKALVAERKHLAKEETAVRKSIKKLYSALETIRSHIKS